A region of Vitis riparia cultivar Riparia Gloire de Montpellier isolate 1030 chromosome 1, EGFV_Vit.rip_1.0, whole genome shotgun sequence DNA encodes the following proteins:
- the LOC117921954 gene encoding dnaJ homolog subfamily B member 13-like, translating into MAVDYYTLLRVNRNASAEELKKAYKRLAIKWHPDKNPNHNRVEAEAKFKQISEAYDVLSDSRKRQIYDLYGYQYASFNHRDARDVFAELFGSGGKAMEKRLDCSLEELYQGSKREIKISRTVIRESGKARIVEETLLITIGPGWKKGTKITFPMKGNQEPGMTPSDLIFVVHEKPHALYEREGNDLVVKQSISLLDALTGKTLILTTLDGRNLTIPVTDIVRPGYVMVIPDEGMPMSKEPTKKGNLKIKFDVKFPPRLTAQQKYEVKRVLVGG; encoded by the exons ATGGCCGTAGATTACTACACGCTACTGAGAGTGAATCGGAACGCGAGTGCGGAAGAGTTGAAGAAGGCGTACAAAAGATTGGCCATCAAATGGCATCCAGACAAGAACCCTAATCATAACAGGGTTGAAGCTGAAGCCAAGTTCAAGCAGATCTCCGAAGCCTATGATGTTCTCAGTGATTCCCGGAAGCGTCAGATCTACGATCTCTATGGCTATCAATATGCCTCGTTCAATCACCGGGACGCTCGGGATGTTTTCGCCGAGTTGTTTGGTAGTGGTGGCAAGGCCATGGAGAAGAGGCTGGATTGTAGTTTGGAGGAGCTATATCAGGGTTCCAAAAGGGAAATCAAGATTTCCCGGACTGTCATTCGTGAATCTGG GAAGGCCAGGATTGTTGAGGAAACCCTGCTAATAACCATTGGACCAGGATGGAAGAAGGGCACAAAAATCACTTTCCCAATGAAAGGGAACCAAGAACCTGGCATGACCCCATCTGATCTCATCTTTGTGGTACATGAGAAGCCCCATGCGCTGTATGAGCGGGAAGGGAATGATCTGGTGGTCAAACAGAGTATATCATTACTGGATGCTCTCACAGGGAAGACTCTCATTCTGACAACCTTAGATGGAAGGAATCTCACAATCCCAGTGACAGACATTGTCCGCCCTGGCTATGTTATGGTGATTCCAGATGAAGGGATGCCCATGTCCAAAGAACCCACGAAGAAAGGAAACCTCAAAATCAAGTTTGATGTCAAGTTTCCACCAAGGCTTACTGCACAACAGAAATATGAAGTGAAGAGGGTGCTGGTTGGGGGCTGA
- the LOC117911573 gene encoding thioredoxin H2-like, giving the protein MGASHSSSSKSSRVLTFNSSASWKIHFEEAKSTGKLMVIDFSATWCGPCRFMEPVINEFAEKYTDVEFVKIDVDELSDVAQEFGVQGMPTFLLIKRGTEVDKVVGAKKEELQKKIEAHRKNW; this is encoded by the exons atgggAGCCAGCCACTCGTCTTCTTCAAAGTCATCTCGTGTCCTTACCTTCAATTCCTCAGCATCATGGAAGATACATTTTGAAGAAGCCAAAAGCACTGGCAAACTG ATGGTTATCGATTTCTCGGCTACATGGTGTGGACCTTGCCGATTCATGGAACCCGTCATTAATGAGTTTGCTGAGAAATATACAGACGTGGAGTTCGTCAAGATTGATGTGGACGAGTTGTCG GATGTGGCTCAAGAATTTGGAGTGCAGGGAATGCCAACATTCTTACTGATCAAGAGAGGAACAGAAGTTGATAAAGTGGTGGGAGCCAAGAAGGAAGAACTCCAGAAGAAGATCGAGGCTCACAGGAAAAATTGGTGA